A segment of the bacterium genome:
GCCTCGACGGCCACGACCGTGGGGCCAAGGTCGTCGCGCGCGCGCTCCGGGACGCCGGGTTCGAGGTCATCTACACCGGGCTGCACCAGACGCCGGAGATGATTGCGACGGCCGCGATCCAGGAAGACGTGGACGCGATCGGGCTCAGTATTCTCTCCGGCGCCCACAACGTGCTGCTGCCGAAGATCGTCGAGCTGCTGCGGGCACAGGGCGCCGCCGACATCAAAGTCTTCGCCGGGGGAATCATTCCGGACGACGACATGCCCGGGCTCGAGGCGGCCGGCATCGCCGCGGTGTTCACGCCCGGGACGCCGCTCGAGCGCATCGTGCAGTGGGTTCGGGACAACGTCAAGCCGCGGGGCGTGGCCGCGTGAAAGTGTTGATCCGCCATCAGAAGCGCGAAGTCGAGGTCCAGGGCGCGCGCCGCGTGCGCGAGCTGCTCCTGGAGCTCGGCATCAATCCGGAATCGGTGCTGGTCATCCGGGGCGCCACCCTCCTGACCCACGACTCGCGCGTCGCCGACGAGGACACGGTCGAGCTGCGGCCGGTCGTGTCGGGCGGCACGGAGGGCGCCGCCTGATGCGCTGCCGGAAATGCGCCGCCGGCGCGACCGTTGAGATCCGCCGCCATCACACGGCGTTCTGCAACGAGCACTTCCTCGAGTTCTTCGAGCGGCAGGTCGCGCGCGCGGTCGAGCACGAACGCATGTTCACGAAGGACGATCGCGTGCTGGTCGCGGTCTCCGGCGGGAAGGACAGCCTCGCGCTGTGGGACGTGCTGCGCCGCCTCGGTTACGACACGACCGGCCTCTACATCAACCTCGGCATCGGCGAGTACTCGGCCGAATCCCAGCGCAAGTCCGTCGCCTACGCGGAGTCGCGGCAGACCGAACTCATCCTCGCGGACATCCCGGCGACGTACGGCATGGGGGTGGAAGCGTTCGCGAAGGCGACCGGGCGGGTGAGTTGCTCGGCGTGCGGGCTCAGCAAGCGGTACCTGTTCAACAAAGTCGCGCGCGAGGGCGGCTTCGCGGCCGTCGCGACCGGCCACAACCTGGACGACGAGGCCGCGGTGCTGCTCGGCAACCTCCTGCACTGGCAGGTCGAATACCTCGCCCGGCAGGCGCCGGTGCTCGACAGCACGCATCCCGCGCTCGTGAAGAAGGTCAAGCCGTTCTTCCGTATCGCCGAGCGGGAGACCGCCGCGTACGCGATCATCCGCGGCATCGACTACATCGTCGACGAGTGCCCGAACAGCGCGGGGGCGCGCAGCCTCCTCTATAAGGAGGCGCTGAACGTCCTCGAGCAGGCGGCTCCGGGCACGAAGCAGAGCCTGTACTGGGGCTTCCTTGAGCGCGGCCGTCCGCTGGTCGAGGGGCGGGACCCCGTCGAGCTGCACGCGTGCCTGCACTGCGGACAGCCCACCACGGGCGAAGTCTGCGCGTTCTGCCGCATGACGGAGCGCGCGGCGGAGCGCATGCGCCTCCGGCGAACCGGGACCGGCCGGCCTTCCACCTCGACGGCCTCGGTTTCGTAGTGGCCGGCCAGCCCGCCGCGGCCGATCGGCCGGGATGAGAGAGCTCGCCGAAGGCGATTCGGTCGTCCTGTACGATCGCCGGCGCCGGCGCTACATGATCACGCTGCGGCGCGGCCGTACGAGCGACCTGCGGGGCGGGCGGATCGCGCACGACGAGCTGCTCGGACGGCCCGAAGGCGG
Coding sequences within it:
- a CDS encoding cobalamin B12-binding domain-containing protein; this encodes MADARIRILVGKPGLDGHDRGAKVVARALRDAGFEVIYTGLHQTPEMIATAAIQEDVDAIGLSILSGAHNVLLPKIVELLRAQGAADIKVFAGGIIPDDDMPGLEAAGIAAVFTPGTPLERIVQWVRDNVKPRGVAA
- a CDS encoding MoaD/ThiS family protein, with protein sequence MKVLIRHQKREVEVQGARRVRELLLELGINPESVLVIRGATLLTHDSRVADEDTVELRPVVSGGTEGAA
- a CDS encoding ATP-binding protein; this encodes MRCRKCAAGATVEIRRHHTAFCNEHFLEFFERQVARAVEHERMFTKDDRVLVAVSGGKDSLALWDVLRRLGYDTTGLYINLGIGEYSAESQRKSVAYAESRQTELILADIPATYGMGVEAFAKATGRVSCSACGLSKRYLFNKVAREGGFAAVATGHNLDDEAAVLLGNLLHWQVEYLARQAPVLDSTHPALVKKVKPFFRIAERETAAYAIIRGIDYIVDECPNSAGARSLLYKEALNVLEQAAPGTKQSLYWGFLERGRPLVEGRDPVELHACLHCGQPTTGEVCAFCRMTERAAERMRLRRTGTGRPSTSTASVS